In the Daphnia pulicaria isolate SC F1-1A chromosome 2, SC_F0-13Bv2, whole genome shotgun sequence genome, one interval contains:
- the LOC124327718 gene encoding uncharacterized protein LOC124327718 — MYKLNYQILKAAEARDVCGMIESNSNGFVFDFARSDVSKINDFFSLIEDLKGRFLISTKYRGSVKTPRSNTVVVFANQLPNLELLSMDRWSFFHPKLGHVGVKCSGQSNKGSLYNCEISQINSCDDLETGLKIPLKKTDKEAYEEYINNFFVRSNMQMIASNALAFPNARIQASMIMTLVRQKKFMELESFLKEQDCLANSITTLDNLFGVTSSSVVSDSSSDE, encoded by the exons ATGTACAAATTGAATTATCAAATTCTGAAAGCAGCAGAAGCTCGTGACGTTTGTGGTATGATCGAAAGTAATAGTAAtggatttgtttttgattttgctCGGAGTGATGTATCAAAAATTAATGATTTCTTCTCCCTGATCGAGGATTTAAAAGGTCGCTTTTTGATAAGTACTAAGTATAGAGGTTCTGTCAAGACCCCGCGTTCTAATACAGTGGTTGTGTTTGCCAATCAGTTACCAAATTTGGAATTACTTAGTATGGATCGTTGGTCATTTTTTCATCCTAAACtcgg acATGTTGGTGTCAAATGTTCTGGTCAGAGTAACAAGGGATCGTTGTATAATTGTGAAATATCCCAAATCAACTCCTGTGACGATTTAGAAACAGGCTTGAAGATTCCGCTTAAGAAAACAGACAAGGAAGCTTACGAAGAGTacatcaacaatttttttgttcgaaGTAATATGCAAATGATTGCTTCCAATGCTCTTGCTTTCCCTAATGCAAGAATTCAAGCCAGTATGATTATGACTCTGGttagacaaaagaaatttatgGAACTTGAATCCTTTCTCAAAGAGCAAGATTGCTTAGCTAATAGTATTACAACGCTTGACAATCTCTTTGGTGTCACCAGCTCTTCTGTGGTGTCCGATTCGTCTTCTGATGAATGA
- the LOC124326519 gene encoding uncharacterized protein LOC124326519, translated as MSSGYQALLKSLDETERDVSRGLGRSVKIRKPRKCCCCSGAAMWTCLALVIVCGLVISVGLPILLTVPVDSSWHWKHWMPWANRVNSSTNDQHLLLGAEGEDSNGTVVWSGLDLSSEPEADLAVNNNQTTTSVKFIHDAITHLHQMMEWTREQYDKTPKIPLIIGLSALLLVIMTIIWLVVYRKIRRRQRRRTIGKLVTDLQSGKTLLNSDDSEDE; from the exons atgtCGAGCGGTTACCAAGCGCTGCTGAAGAGTCTGGACGAGACGGAACGTGACGTGTCACGCGGATTGGGCCGCTCCGTCAAAATCCGCAAGCCCAGAAAGTGTTGCTGCTGTTCCGGCGCCGCCATGTGGACCTGCTTGGCCTTGGTCATAGTGTGCGGATTGGTCATCAGCGTCGGCCTGCCCATCCTGCTCACCGTTCCGGTCGATTCCAGCTGGCACTGGAAGCACTGGATGCCCTGGGCTAATAGAGTCAATTCTTCCACTAACGACCAACATCTTTTACTGGGC GCGGAAGGAGAGGACAGTAACGGAACTGTCGTCTGGTCGGGTCTCGACCTTTCGTCAGAACCGGAAGCGGATCTTGCTGTCAATAATAATCAGACGACTACTTCGGTCAAATTCATCCACGACGCCATAACTCACCTCCACCAGATGATGGAGTGGACG AGGGAGCAGTACGACAAGACGCCCAAAATTCCGCTTATTATCGGCCTGTCGGCTTTGCTGTTGGTCATCATGACCATCATTTGGCTGGTCGTCTACAGGAAAATCCGGCGTCGCCAGAGGCGTCGAACCATCGGC AAACTGGTGACGGATCTCCAATCCGGCAAGACTTTACTCAACTCGGATGACAGCGAAGATGAATAA
- the LOC124326464 gene encoding protein Jade-1-like isoform X1 yields MELKKSHFQTTDDITKLAKELNSNQHNIDEQQKMETEVQQITEVVNELVVVPDVNKKNSERLKKLKKLKLVNIKRRQGKPRTTKKLDKYKYSPKPFLKKKSHEKNRMFLSWTTGKEKSHYLLLNQQKADRKHLTHASQMSTAVLEDDVQSVLQSFQNLFTEEGWKQLMTNSKNNLITNLKRYYSNLSLVHERNQTTLEYICPTCRKPEGTKKEPWIFCESCQLWHHYSCQAIKKKPQSSNYTCTICRKSK; encoded by the exons ATGGAATTGAAgaaatctcattttcaaactACAGACGACATCACGAAATTGGCGAAAGAACTAAATTCCAATCAGCATAATATAGATGAACAACAGAAAATGGAAACAGAGGTTCAACAAATCACAGAAGTAGTGAATGAACTCGTAGTCGTACCTGacgtcaacaaaaaaaacagtgaaagattgaagaaactaaaaaaattgaaacttgtAAACATAAAAAGACGACAGGGTAAACCAAGAACAACTAAAAAGCTTGATAAATACAAGTACAGTCCCAAACcattcctgaaaaaaaaatcacacgaGAAAAATAGAA TGTTTCTTTCATGGACAAcaggaaaagagaaatctCACTACCTGTTACTCAACCAACAAAAAGCTGATCGAAAACATCTCACCCATGCCAGCCAAATGAGTACAGCAGTTCTCGAAGATGATGTACAAAGCGTATTACAATCATTTCAAAACCTCTTCACTGAAGAAGGATGGAAACAACTAATGACAAACAGTAAAAATAATCTTATcactaatttaaaaagatactATTCAAATTTATCACTAGTTCATGAACGAAATCAAACAACACTGGAATACATCTGTCCAACTTGCCGCAAACCTGAAGGCACCAAAAAAGAACCTTGGATTTTCTGTGAGTCATGCCAATTGTGGCATCACTACAGCTGTcaagccattaaaaaaaaaccacaatcAAGCAATTATACCTGTACAATCTGTCGAAAGTCGAAATAA
- the LOC124326464 gene encoding uncharacterized protein LOC124326464 isoform X2 yields the protein MELKKSHFQTTDDITKLAKELNSNQHNIDEQQKMETEVQQITEVVNELVVVPDVNKKNSERLKKLKKLKLVNIKRRQGKPRTTKKLDKYKYSPKPFLKKKSHEKNRMFLSWTTGKEKSHYLLLNQQKADRKHLTHASQMSTAVLEDDVQSVLQSFQNLFTEEGWKQLMTNIHERNQTTLEYICPTCRKPEGTKKEPWIFCESCQLWHHYSCQAIKKKPQSSNYTCTICRKSK from the exons ATGGAATTGAAgaaatctcattttcaaactACAGACGACATCACGAAATTGGCGAAAGAACTAAATTCCAATCAGCATAATATAGATGAACAACAGAAAATGGAAACAGAGGTTCAACAAATCACAGAAGTAGTGAATGAACTCGTAGTCGTACCTGacgtcaacaaaaaaaacagtgaaagattgaagaaactaaaaaaattgaaacttgtAAACATAAAAAGACGACAGGGTAAACCAAGAACAACTAAAAAGCTTGATAAATACAAGTACAGTCCCAAACcattcctgaaaaaaaaatcacacgaGAAAAATAGAA TGTTTCTTTCATGGACAAcaggaaaagagaaatctCACTACCTGTTACTCAACCAACAAAAAGCTGATCGAAAACATCTCACCCATGCCAGCCAAATGAGTACAGCAGTTCTCGAAGATGATGTACAAAGCGTATTACAATCATTTCAAAACCTCTTCACTGAAGAAGGATGGAAACAACTAATGACAAACA TTCATGAACGAAATCAAACAACACTGGAATACATCTGTCCAACTTGCCGCAAACCTGAAGGCACCAAAAAAGAACCTTGGATTTTCTGTGAGTCATGCCAATTGTGGCATCACTACAGCTGTcaagccattaaaaaaaaaccacaatcAAGCAATTATACCTGTACAATCTGTCGAAAGTCGAAATAA